One window of Ignavibacteriota bacterium genomic DNA carries:
- a CDS encoding caspase family protein has translation MDTQSLHPNYNSSHALVIGINSYPSAPPLRYAVNDAIAVSELLKNQFGFSESNIHLLLDEKATHDSIIDSFMSFTSQGTVPDDRLLFFFAGHGFTIRSRRGDVGYFLKSDMENYEGQIQQIREK, from the coding sequence TTGGATACTCAATCTTTGCATCCCAATTACAATAGTAGTCACGCACTTGTTATAGGTATTAATTCATATCCGTCAGCACCTCCTTTGAGATATGCAGTAAACGATGCGATCGCTGTTTCGGAGTTGCTTAAGAACCAATTTGGTTTTAGCGAATCCAATATTCACTTGCTTCTTGACGAAAAGGCAACTCATGATTCAATTATCGATAGTTTCATGTCGTTTACCTCTCAAGGAACTGTCCCTGATGATAGGCTTCTATTCTTCTTTGCGGGCCACGGTTTTACTATTCGATCTAGGAGAGGTGATGTGGGATACTTTCTAAAATCCGACATGGAAAATTATGAGGGGCAAATCCAACAAATACGTGAAAAGTAA